One Candidatus Woesearchaeota archaeon DNA window includes the following coding sequences:
- a CDS encoding glycosyltransferase family 2 protein, translated as MKLIITIPAYNEEKSLGQVIDSIKPVLKELKEETQILVVDDGSTDKTSKVAKEHDAIVVSHQINQGLASAFRTAVKKSLDLGADIIINFDADGQYLAKEIPLLLNEIKKGNDLVLGSRFKGTIEQMPLMKRLGNILFSRVISKIVNYKVSDCQTGFRAYNRKVAENIKLISNFTYTQEQIIKAVHAGFKIKEVPVYFAKREGESRLMKNPFDYAIKAWINIFRIYRDYDPIKFFGKIGLSFFSIGFIIGLFLVYKFIKTGIIGHIPLTILSLLFIIIGIQIIIFGFLADMRG; from the coding sequence ATGAAACTAATAATAACTATTCCCGCTTATAATGAAGAAAAAAGTCTAGGCCAGGTTATAGACTCAATTAAACCTGTTTTAAAAGAGTTAAAAGAAGAAACTCAAATTCTAGTGGTAGATGATGGTTCAACAGATAAAACTTCAAAAGTTGCAAAGGAACATGACGCTATAGTTGTTTCACATCAAATTAACCAAGGTTTAGCTTCAGCATTCAGAACAGCAGTTAAAAAATCATTAGACTTGGGTGCAGATATTATAATTAATTTTGATGCAGATGGACAATATCTTGCAAAAGAAATCCCCTTATTATTAAATGAAATAAAAAAAGGAAATGATTTAGTTTTAGGCTCAAGATTCAAAGGAACAATAGAACAAATGCCTCTAATGAAAAGGCTAGGAAACATTTTGTTTTCAAGAGTAATCTCAAAAATTGTAAACTATAAAGTGTCAGATTGCCAAACCGGTTTTAGAGCATATAATCGAAAAGTTGCAGAAAATATAAAATTAATTTCTAATTTTACTTACACTCAAGAACAAATAATAAAAGCAGTCCACGCAGGATTTAAAATAAAAGAGGTTCCTGTTTATTTTGCAAAAAGAGAAGGTGAAAGTAGATTAATGAAAAATCCTTTTGACTATGCAATTAAAGCCTGGATAAATATTTTTAGAATTTACAGAGACTATGATCCAATAAAGTTTTTCGGAAAAATAGGTTTATCTTTTTTCAGCATCGGTTTTATTATAGGATTATTTTTAGTTTACAAATTTATTAAAACTGGAATAATAGGACACATACCTTTAACAATACTTTCTTTATTGTTTATAATTATAGGTATACAAATAATTATTTTCGGATTCCTTGCAGATATGAGGGGATAA